Within the Anaerotignum faecicola genome, the region CTTTTACATTCTGCTGGTTCTTCTGGCGCTGGTTTTTATCTGTCCCCTGATGTATGCGCTCTATAATTCCCTGCTGCCTCTGGATAAGGTCAATACGCTGGTGCCGCCTTCGGAGTTCACTCTGGATAATTACGTGGAGCTTTTCGTCAACCGCCCCATTTTTACATGGTTTATCAATACTCTCGTGGTGGCAGGTGTGACCCTTTTGAGCCAGCTTACGACGGCGCTCCTGGCGGGATACGCTTTGGCGAAGCTGCGTTTTCCGGGAAGAGGAATCGCGTTTAACTGTGTGC harbors:
- a CDS encoding carbohydrate ABC transporter permease, yielding FYILLVLLALVFICPLMYALYNSLLPLDKVNTLVPPSEFTLDNYVELFVNRPIFTWFINTLVVAGVTLLSQLTTALLAGYALAKLRFPGRGIAFNCVLVTLMIPFQVLLTPLYIMVAKLGWHDRLIGLIIPFMLN